TAACGTCCTGTTACGCTTGTTCGTCTTTCTCACAGCAAACAATGTAATTTACATCGACATTTCTATCGCTTAGGAAAAATGCTGATGTGAGGGGGTTGTAATGAAACCCAGACATTGCCGTCGGATGCAGATTTTGCGCGGCAGCCTCATGCAGAAGCTCTGAGGGCTTCATGAATTTGTCTGCGTCGTGAGTGCCTTTTGGAACCCATCCGAGCACATATTCAGCCATATAGACACCGAGGAGCTTTGCTTTGAGTGTTCGATTCAAAGTTGAGAAAACGACCCGCCCACCGGGTTTCACCATCGTCGCGCAGGCACGCACAATACTTGCCGGGTCGGGCACGTGTTCTAACATTTCTAGGCAGGTCACTAC
This genomic interval from Idiomarinaceae bacterium HL-53 contains the following:
- a CDS encoding 3-demethylubiquinone-9 3-methyltransferase encodes the protein MQNVDQAEINKFNEIASQWWDPEGKFKPLHQINPLRVQFIDQQVQGLANKQVLDVGCGGGLLAEAMARAGAHVSAIDMSEDALSVAKLHALESQLQINYTQSTAEDYAAKHAAQFDVVTCLEMLEHVPDPASIVRACATMVKPGGRVVFSTLNRTLKAKLLGVYMAEYVLGWVPKGTHDADKFMKPSELLHEAAAQNLHPTAMSGFHYNPLTSAFFLSDRNVDVNYIVCCEKDEQA